The Corynebacterium callunae DSM 20147 genomic sequence TGGATTAGAACCAAGCCTTGCCCTCATACCCCATAGGGGTATAGCCTTGGGGGAGAGAATACTTCACCTGAAAGGGGCCAGTGACATGGCATTAAAGAACTACACCGTTGAGGGCATGACCTGCGCGCACTGCGTGGCATCGGTAACTGAAGAGGTAAGCGAAGTTAATGGCGTTAGCGCTGTTGACGTCACTCTAGAATCCGGAAACGTCGCTGTCAGTGGCGAAGGTTTCAGCGATGCAGAGATCCAAGCTGCCGTAGAGGAAGCCGGCTACAAGATCGTTGCCTCCTAAAGCACCCAAAACATTTAGAAACCTGCCTCTTCACCATTTACACGTGGTGAAGAGGCAGGTTTTTTCGTCGAAAAGCGTGGTTTAACCCTGCTTGACCAGCACCTTTGGTGCCTTAATTGCCGGGGTGGATGTGACAAAAACTGGGGAGGTTTCGGGAATGAAGCGGGACGCGGTGAAGGCGAAGAGCGCGATGATGATCATGTAAACCGCGGGAGCCAGCGGACTGCCGGTCCAGGAGACCAATGCGGTGGAGATAAATGGCGCTGAGCCGCCGAAGATTGCGTAAGTGACGTTGTAGGTAATGCCGGCGGAAGTACCGCGGGTGGCCTCTTGGAAGACCTCGGCCATCATTACTGAGGTAACGCAGTTAGCGGTAACCGCGCCAATTCCAAGCATTACCTGCGCTGTCAAAGATGCAGTCAAAGTACCCTGACCTGCAATGATGTAGGCCGGGATCGCCATAATTACTGTGCTTAAGGCAGCGAAAGCCATGACGTTGCGGCGGGGGAATTTATCAATTGCGCGGCCAACAAATGGGGCTGCGATTGCTGCCATGCTGAGAGCGATGATGTTTCCGGCCAGTACTAAGGTGCCCTCCAGGCCGACGGTGCTGCGCAGGAAAGTGGTCATGTACGTGGTGAAAATGTAGAAGCTCAGGCCGGTGCAAGAGATAAAGCCACCTACTCGCAACATCATCTTCCACTCAGTACGCAATGCCTGTTTAATAGGAGCTTCGGGGCGTTCGGATGCAGGGCGTACATTTTCCTGGGCACCGGTGCGGATCCACCAGCCGATAAGCCCAAGAGGCACGGCCATCAGGAATGGAATGCGCCAGCCCCATGCAACCATTGCTTCTTTACCGATGCTGAATTCAATGGCCCATACCAATGCTGCTGCAATTGCGAAGGAAAGGAAGGTTGCCATAGACAATTTTGAACCATGCGTGGCACGCTTTTTGGGATCTACATTTTCAATCAAGTACGTTGCCGCGCCGGAATATTCACCACCCGCAGTGAATCCCTGCAGGCAGCGGGCCAAAGTAAGCAAAATTGGTGCGAAGATGCCGATGGTTTCCGGAGAGGGGATAAGTCCAATAAGTCCGGTGGAAAATGTCATTAATAAAACAGTGACGGCAAGTACTTTACGGCGCCCAATGCGGTCTGAGAGCGAACCGAAGAACATGCCTCCCAAAGGCCTAAGTGCAAAAGCCACCGCAAAAACTGCGAAGGTTTCCAAAAGTGCGGTTACGCCGGAGGAATTAGGGAAGAACACAGCTGCCAAAGTGGTAGCCAAGAAGCCGTAGATGGCAAAGTCGAACCATTCCACAACAGTGCCCACGGTTGCCGCGAGCGAAGCTGAACTGGCCTTTTTAGATTCATACATGAGGGGCTCCTCTTTAGGGTTTTGCTGCGTTGGCTAGCCGGCTTGGGTAGGCCGAGCTCGTTTGCGCTGGTCTGGGCCAGCTTTAGCAGGTTTAGGCAGCAGGATTTTTACCACTGGTGGGGATATTTGATGGTTGTGCTCGATGGTGCGGTTTCCTGCGGGGCTGCGGTTTCCTGCGGGGCTGCGGGAGCTGAGGGACTTCCGACACCGCAGGAAACCGCACCGCAAAAAGGGGATTTGGAGCTGTTTGTGTGGGATTTGGTCACTTTTGAGGCTGGAAAAGTGACCAAATCCCGCACAATTCATCTCAGTTAGAGGGGTTGTGGTGTATCTGCAGGTCACGGGATTTTCGCGGCATTTTTCATGCAGCAAAACCAGCACCTTTAGAGACCACAAATCCCCGGCGCGCTAGTGGGCGAACCGGGGAACAAGTGGTGGGGTAGAAGGGCTAATTAAACCAGTGCTGGGTTACCGGTGAGGGCATCCTTGAAGGTTGGCTGCTGCTCGTTGAAGTCTGGAAGAGAGTTAAGGTAAGCCACGATATCCTCGGTGTTTTCTACATCGCCGAACTTTGCGTCCATGTCGAAGAGGTTCCAAGCAACTACACCGGCTACGCGGTCGCCGACAGCTTCGCGGGCGATAATTGGGCGGAAGCCTGCAGCGATTGCGTCTTCAGCGGAGTGGCGGACACAACCTGCTGCGGTAACACCGGTCAAGATGACGGTATCTACGTGAGCTGCGGTAAGGATCTGTGCCAGGTTGGTGCCGGCGAATCCGGAAGCGCGCTTCTTGGTGATAACGATCTCACCCTCAGCTGGCTCGAGGCGGGAGTCAATCTGTACTGCTTCGGAGCCTACAGCCAAGGTCTCTAGTGGGATCTTGTGAACCCATAGGCCCATGTCGTTTGGCTTTTCAATGTCAGTTACTTCATAAGCGGTGGTGGTGTAGATAACTGGGATGCCCTTGGCGCGAGCTGCCTCGGAAAGTGACTGGCAAGCAGGGATGATGGTGTCCATGTTTTCGCAGGTGAAAGCGTGGCCTTCGCGGGTCCAAGCGTTTGCCATATCGATGTGGACGATTGCTGGGCGGGTGCCATAACCGACGCGGCGCTGGAATCCGCGCTTCTGGTATTCAGCGGAGTTCTCTTCAAAAGCCTGGGTCAGAAGATCGTTGAGGTTCGACATGGTATTGAGCTCCTTTTAAAAAGCGGTGTGGGGTTGTGGTTGGGCCGGCGGGTTGCGGTGGATTTGCAGTTAAAGTGTCTTGCTCTTCTGTGAGCAACACCGTTGGCGTAGTTGCAACAATATGGCCAAGCAATAAAGCGCGCAAGCCCTTTTGAAAAGTTTTCGATAGAGCAATAGAAATTTCCCAGCTCAAAAGGTGGTTTAGCTGCACAAAGTACATACCCGCTGATCAACCCCCCGGGGGTGATTTTCTATCGTGTGATAGGTTTAATTCTGTTGCGCTATAGAAAAAGCGCCGGAGACGGACTATGTTCAGAAATGCAACAACGTTCTACGAGTTGGAACAGTGTTGTTAACGCAACAGAAAATCAAGCTCACGGAGACTACACACTGTCGTCACGGGGAATTTCCCCACCGGCAGCACCAAAAGAGCACCACAAGAAAGGCACGGCCATGAAGCGAATTGGAATTGACGTCGGCGGCACTTTTACCGATGTGTACTTGGATCTTGACGGCAACGTAACTGTGGAAAAAGTACCTTCCACCCCAGATGATCCCGGCCGCGCTGTTATTGAGGGCATTTCCGCCATCTGTAAAAAAGCCAATGTGCAGGTCAGTGACATTGATGAAATCGTGCACGGAACTACTGTTGCCACCAACATCGCACTCACCGGCAAAGGTGCCCAGGTCGGACTAATTACCACCGAGGGTTTCCGCGATATTCTCCACATTGCTCGTCACAAAAAGCCTTTGAACTTCTCCCTCCAGCAGGAACTGCCGTGGCAGGCCCGCCCATTGGTTAAGCGTCGCAATCGCCTCACCATTAAAGAGCGAATTAGTGTTCCAGATGGGGAAGTAGTCACCCCAATTAATGAGGATGAGGTGCGCGAACAGGTCCGCATCCTGGTTAATCGTGGTGTTGAAGCAATTGCAGTGTGCTTGCTGCACTCCTATCTCAACCCCGAACATGAACAGATAGTCGCACGCATTATTAAAGAGGAAGCCCCAGACGTTTATCTCTCCGTCTCCTCTGACGTAGTTCCGCTCTACCGCGAATATGAGCGTTTCTCCACCACCGCGCTTAATGCTTTTGTGGGACCTTCCGTTAGCCGTTACCTTTCCCGCTTGCACGATGCTGCTCGCGATCTTGGATTCCGCCATGAAATTCAGATCATGCAGTCTTCAGGCGGCATGACTCCTATCTCCACCGCAGCTCAGCGCCCCGTTACCCTCATGATGTCCGGCCCGGTTGGTGGCCTAATCGGAGGCATTTGGTCCGCTGGCCTCTCCGGCTTTGATTCCACCATCACCCTCGACATCGGCGGTACTTCTGCCGATATTGGTGTGGCTGTCGGCGGCAAGCTGCGCATGAAGCACCTGCTAGATACCAGCATTGGCGGTTACCAGGCCATGGTGCCAATGGTTGATATCGATACCATTGGCGCAGGTGGTGGCTCTATTGCTTATGTCGATGAAGGCGGCGTTTTCCGCGTCGGCCCGGATTCCGCCGGTGCGCGCCCCGGCCCTGCGTGTTATGGCCACGGCGGTACTTTACCTACTTCCACCGACGCCCAAATGGTGCTGGGTCGTCTGCGTGCAGACCGCGGCCTAGCCTCTGGCGACTGGAAGCTAGACCGCGAGGCAGCGGAAGCGGCCTTCGCCCCCTTAGCCGAAAAATTGGGCCTCACCATTACCCAAGCTGCCGAAGGTGCGCTGCAGTTGCAGCGTTTTGAAATGGCCCAGGCCGTGGAGCGCAACTCCACCGCCCGCGGATATGACCCCCGCGATTTTGCGCTGGTCGCCGCCGGCGGAGCTGGCCCCCTGTTTAGCTGTGAGCTCGCCGCCGAGCTGGAAATCCCAACCGTTATTATCCCTGCTCACCCCGGTATTGTGGCCGCAACTGGCCTGCTTGCCACCGACCGCATCGTGGAAGAAGTGGCCACCGCGCGCCACCTACTCACCTCCACCACCGCACCGGTAGGCGTCGAAAAGCAATATCAGGAACTGGAAGCGCAGGCGCTGGCCAACCTTGAGGGCCAGGGCACCGCGGTGCGCCTGGCAGATTGCCGCTACCCAGGTCAGGGCTATGAGGTGCGCTTTGAGGTTCCAGAAACCGCGCTTGTCGACGCCGCCATGCCCGAGTTTATTGAGGCATTCCACCGCGCCCACGAGCACGAATACGGTCACCGTTTTGATTCTGACACCATCGAGCTGGTTAATATTCGCGTCCGCGCATCTCAGCCTTCTCCTGAACTACCTGCTCCTGGTGTAACCGGCGCCGGCTCCCTAGAAAACGCCCTGGTCGGACATGGTGTGGTGTGTTTTGAGGGTGAAGATGTGCGCACTGCCTTCTATGATCGCGATCTGCTGCCAGCAGGTGCCCAGATCACCGGCCCGGCAATTATCGAGCAATACGACACCACCACCGTGGTTCCGCCACGCTTTGAGGTTTCCGTACGTGAAGATGGCAACCTGGTTATCGCCGTACCACTGCAGCAAAAAGCCGCAGATAATGAGGATCTAGCTGCACCAATCCTCATGCGTGTGATCGGCGGTGCAATCAACTCCACCGCTAAGGAAATGGCCACCGTGATGCTGCGCATGGCTTATTCCTCCATCATCCGTGAATCCGAGGACTTGGGCGCCGGCATCTTCGACGCCGATGGCAACACCTTGGCCGAATCCGATACCACCCCAATGTTTATGGGATCTATGCCCAAGATCGTCAAGGGTGTTATTGGAATGCTTGACGGTGACATCCAAGAAGGCGATGTCATTTTGCATAATGACCCTTATGCCGGAGCAACCCACTCCCCAGACGTTGCGGTAGTTGTGCCAATCTTTGACAAGGGTGATTTGGTGGCCTGGGCTGGAGCTTCCGGCCAGCTGCTTGATATCGGTGGCGCCCACGCTGGCCTCATGGTTGATATTTCCGACGCCCAATCCGAAGGCCAGATCTTCCGCGCCCTCAAGATTGTCAAGGCCGGCGAACGCCAAGATCAGCTGCTAAACCAGATCCTCTCCAACACCCGCACCCCGAAGTCGAATGCCGGTGACCTCGAAGCAATGATGGCGGCCTGTGAACTAGCCCGCCACCGCTTCCTCACCATTATCGATAAGTACGGTCGCACCGCAGTGCAGGATTCCTGCTCTCAGTGGCTGGATTACTCCGAGAAGATGATGCGCTCTCGTATCGCTGCGCTACCTGATGGTGAATACACCACCGATACCGGCTGGCTTGATGATGATGGCCGCAACCGTGGCGTGAAACTGCCAATCCAGGTCAAGGTAATCATCGAAGGCGACACCATCACCTACGATCTCACCGGTTCCTCACTGCAGGTTCCCACCGCCTATAACTGCGCCTTTGAAGGCACCACTGTTTCCGCCTTCTCCTTCATCACCCGCATGATCTTCTTGGATGAAGCCACCTCCGAGGTGCACGTTCCCCAAAACGAAGGCATGCTGCGCCCCATTAATGTCATCGCACCAAAGGGCACCATCTTCAACCCGAATTACCCAGCAGCCACCTTCGCCCGCTTCAACCAGGTACAGCGCGCAGTAGACCTCGCCTTGAAAGCACTGGCCCCCATCATGCCCGGTCAGGTCACCGCCGGTAACTCCGCACACCTACACTTTGTGTCCTACTCCGGTTGGGATCCACAGGCTTCCGAGTACTGGGTCTACCTGGAGTGCGATGAAGGTGCCTACGGCGGACGCCCAGAATCTGATGGTCCTGACGCAGTAGCCAACCTTATCGACAACACCCGCAACAACCCCATCGAAGAACTCGAATGGCGCTTCCCAATGATGGTAGAACGCTATGAACTCCGTGATGACCCAGCAGCACCCGGCGAACACCGCGGCGGCATCGGCATTGTCCGTACCTCCCGCTTCCTGGTGGAAACCGAAGTCACCTGTGAAGGCGACCGTCACGATGGTGACAAGCCATGGGGCATCTTCGGCGGCCACGAAGGAAAGAACGCTTCTATCGTCCGCAACCCTGGCACCGACACTGCAGAGAACTGGCCTTCCAAGGTCACCGCTGCAAAACTCGGCGCCGGCGATACCCTCCAAATCACTGTCCCCTCCGGCGGTGGATATGGCGATCCAGTCAAGCGCAACCCACAAGCAGTATGTGATGACGTCATGGATGGCTTCAGCACCCTGGAGCAGGCCGAAAACATTTACCGCGTGGCATTGCGCGGCAATATGATCGACGGCTTCGAGGTAGATGAAGAAGGCACCCGCGAACTCCGCGATAGTGAACTAGCAATCCGCGAACTAGTTGGCTAAAACCCGCTAAAAAGGAGGCTGCGGCTTGAGATTTTCTCTCAAGCCGCAGCCTCCTTTTTAGGTATTTTTAACTGCCCAGGCGCCGGGAAATCTGCTCGGCTGTAGCAACTGCGCGCTTTGGCAGATCCTGCGCCATCGCTGGAGTCACCCTAAACCGCGGTACGGAAATTAATACCGCACCCACACAATCCCCGCGGAAATCCCTAATAGGGCTGGCAACCGACCACTCTTCAGGATCAGTATCGCCATCATTAATGGCATAACCACGCTTAATGATCTCCGCATAGGTGGCATCAAACTCATCGGCAAATTGCTCATAATCAGGGTTCAGCTGCGTACGCTGAGCCTGATCAACCTCCGCCAAAAACACCTGCACCGAGGCCGAACGCGGACGGGCAATACGAGTACCAATCGGCGTAATGTGCTTGACCAAACGTGGCGAATCCACATGGTCAACTACAATGCCTTCGCGTCCAGTCCACGCAACCAGGGCACAGCTCTCATTTGTTGCTTCACTAACAGCCTGGATGAGATCACCACCAGCGCGCGGCAAATCCATACGCGCAAGCAAAGGGCCTGCCAATGCAACAAGTCCCACACCCAGGCGGAACTTCCTGCTGGCACCATCTTGTTCCACCAGCTGATATTCCTCCAGCGTGGAGAGAACTCGCGAAACTGTCGATTTATGCAGCTGCGTTTGAGCTGCAATTTCCGTGACGCCTCGCAAACCGCGTGCTGCCGAAAGCACCTCTAAGATATTGAGTCCATTGGCCAAGGCCGAAATCGAACCGCGTTTATTTGCCGATGCTTCTTCCATGGAGAACTCCCTGCAGTAATTTCGCTTTTGCAACTAATACGCACAAAATTCCGTGCGCCGGGTGATTTTGTTTCACTCTACGCAACAGCGATTCATAAGTGAAGGTAGTTTGTGCTACTTGCACAGGGAAGTCCCAAACTTTGAACACATTCACCACACAAAAGGGCAAAAAAGAGCAATTTGTGCGGGATTGTGCACTTTTTTGAAGCTAAAAAGTGCACAATCCCGCACAAACCGCCAAAATTCAGCAGGCTGCGGTGTATCCCCAGCTCGCTTGGCTCACCCAACACCCGCCGAGCCCCTGCAGTACCCCGCAACCTAAAAAACCACATTCACCAAAAACATATAGGCCACAGTGCCACTCACAATGGACAACCCTGCGGAACCACGCCACCAGTGCAGCAGCGCGGTAAAAGCAATCGCCACTAAGGAAGCAAAAATGCCGCCGGGCGCACTGGACTGGCTAAAAAGTGTGTAGATAACCAGCACCAACATCACACCCACTGGCATCGTATTGCCCAGCACCGCCATGAGCTGATTGTTTTTAATTTTCCGCATGGCCACAAAGGGAAAAAGGCGCAGCAGCACAGTAATCACCGCAATTGGAATGAGCACCGCAGCGATGTCGATTAGCCCCACTCCGGGCGGGAGGCCATAATTACTCATCGCGGGCCCGCAATTCTAGGGCTGCATCAACGCGCGGGAAGCGGAAGCGCAGCAACAATATGACAAAATATGCCGTTAGTGCCAGCACCAGCATTTGGGCCGGTGCTAAAAATCCCGCAGCTACTGCCAGCACCAATGCGCTCAAAGGCAGTGAATAATCTTTGTTGTTTTTAAAAGCTTCCCAGGCCAACACCACAAAAAGCGCGGTGAGTGCAAAGTCCATGCCCTTAATTCCGGCAGGTAGTGCTTGGCCAGCCACTGCGCCAATGATGCCGGGGATAACCCACAGCATTTGGCAGAAAATCTGAATGGTTAAAGTGCGCACCCCGCTGATATGTCCCGGGGGCCTGGCCGAAACAATCGCATAGGACTCGTCGGTAAGCGCGTAGGTAGAGTACGCGCGCCCCGCGCGGGATTTAATGGAATGGCGTGGGAAGCTGAGGCCGTAAAAGATGTGCCTAAAATTAACCATAAATCCGGTCAGCGCCGCCGAAATAGGGCCTACACCTGCGGTAACCATGCCGATGGCCAGAAATTCCATGGAGCCGGCGTAGATGACGATGGAGAAAATCGGCGTCCACCACCAAGCAAAACCGCTTTGCACCATCAGCAGCCCAAACGCCAGCCCCAGCGGAATAAGCCCCAGTCCGACGGCTGAGGTTTCAGCAATTCCGGCGCGTATCTCCTTTAGGGTCTCCGCACTCATTTCTAGTTATCAGAGGGGTCAGAGGGATAGGAGGCATATAAAGGCAAAGGCATTGCTTGTCGACGCATCACATCGCCCCAGACATCCACCCGCCCCGGCGCGATAATGTCGGAGGGCAGTGCGGGTGCAACAAACCAATCACCCTGCTCGATTTCCTCATTAAGCTGACCCGGAGCCCATTCGGCATAACCTGCAAAAAAGCGCATACCTTCCAGGTCCGGTGCCACGGCCTCGGGTTCAGAGCGCAAATCGACGTGAACTAGACGGTTAGCCAACTTATTAAAGTTTGTGGAGGCTGCAATATCCACACCCGGCTTGGTAACTCCCAAACCAACTACCGCTTGCTGGCTTAAAGGTCCACCAATATAAAGTGCCTGTGGCTTGGAGGTTAGATTCACCCATTCCGGCAGCACATTAGCCACCGCAACATCGGAGCGGGAGGCGATATTCACGCCAAAGGTGGTCACTGGCGAATGCTCAATGACCAAAATGACGCTGCGCTCAAAATCTTCCGATGCCATATCCGGCGCGGAGACCAGCAGCATGCCAGGGGAGACCTCATTGCGTTCCAATGCGTTAAAAAGCCTATCTGCATAAAAATCACTCATTGTGTTCTCCTTCCCACCATGCTTTAAGTTCAGCGATGGCAACATCACGTTCCAGCGGTCCGCGCTCCAAACGCAGTTCCTTCAAGAAATTCCATGCCTTACCCACCTGCGGGCCGCCGGGGATTCCCAGAATCTCCATAATCTCATTGCCATCCAGATCAGGACGGACTTTCGCAAGATCTTCGCGTGCTGCAATATCTTCGATGCGCTCTACCAAATGATCATAAGTTGCTTGCAGACGCGCAGCCTTACGTTTATTTCGCGTGGTGCAATCGGCACGTACCAACTTATGCAGCCGTGGCAGCAGTTCACCGGCATCAGCCACATAGCGTCGCACTGCCGAATCAGTCCACTGGCCTTCGCCAAAACCATGGAAGCGCATATGCAGGAAAACCAGCTGTCCGACATCGCTGACCATATGCTTTGAGTACTTCAGCTTACGCATTCTGCGACGCACCAACTTAGCACCAACCACCTCATGCTGATGGAAGCTCACCCGGCCATCCTCACTGAATTCGCGAGTATCCGGCTTGCCACAGTCATGCAGCAGCGCTGCCCAGCGCAGCACCAAGTCAGGCTCTTCTTCTTGATCAATGGCCTGGCGCATCACCTGCAAAGAGTGGGCATAAACATCTTTGTGCTGCATATGCTCATCTTGGGTCATCTTCATAGCTGGGATCTCAGGGTAGATGATCTCTGCGATGCCAGTTTCCACCATGAGGTCAATGCCATCTTCTGGGCACTTGCCCAAAATCATCTTGTCCAATTCAACCTGCACACGTTCGGCAGTAATGCGAGTGATCTGGCTTGCCATGTCAGTCATGGCGCTAACTACCCGCGGCGCCACCTTAAATCCAAGTTGGGAGACAAAACGCGCAGCGCGCAGCATTCTCAGTGGATCATCATTAAAAGACTGCTCAGGAGTGGCTGGGGTGTCTAGGCGTTGCAGCAGCAAATCATCCAAACCGCCCACTGGATCATGGAAGGTCAGGGCACCATCTGCGGCAATTTCCACTGCCATGGCATTAACTCTGAAATCGCGACGAATCAGATCACCTTCGAGGGTGTCACCAAAGGTGACCTCGGGATTGCGGGAATTGCCATCATAAACATCAGAGCGGAAGGTAGTGATCTCAATTTGCTGACCATGCTTTTCCGCGGACAGGGTGCCAAAGGCGATACCGGTATCCCACACCACATCGGCATAGGCATCCAAAATATCGCGGGTGTCCTCGGGACGGGCGTCGGTAGTGAAATCGAGGTCATGGCCCAACTCACCCAAAAATGCATCGCGGACAGAGCCACCCACTAAATAAAGTGAGTGACCTTTCTTATTAAAGGCCGCGGCAAGGGGAGTAAGAATCTCTGAAAGGTTCCCAACTGCTTGGTGCGCGCGTGCCATGAGGGCGAGGCGATCTGTTTCTACTTCGACAGTCGCCCCGGGGTCTTGAACATGGTTTTGAGCATCCTGGGAATTCACGAATCTGAGTCTACCCAGTAAGCAGCCCAGCAAAAACTACGCTCCGGGCCAATGGCTGCGTGCCCGCACCACAAAACCTCCATTTGTGGCGCCTTGTGCGGGATATGGTCACTTTTCCGGCCCCAAAAGTGACCATATCCCGCACAATCCACCTTTTTAGCGGTCGATGTGGTGCGAACCAGACTGACTTATAGGGGTAAAGCCACCGCAATTAGTGGTTCATTAATACCGAATAGCCAACACTCGCGATACGATTGCTTGAATGAGTGACTTGAAGCCCGAGGGGAACACCAGCGGGGCGCCAAAAAGAAGGCGTCGCCGCCGCTCTCGTCGTCCTTCAGGTCAAAATCAGGCGCAAAACCAGCAGAACCAGCAAGGCCAGCAGAACGCTCAGCCCGCAGCAGAAGCCTCTACCAAGAGTGCGCCACCCCATAACACTGCTGCCAGCAGCGGAAATGAAGAGCAGAAGCCAAATAGGCGGCGCCGTTCGCGACGTCGGGGTAATCGCAAGAGCACTAAAGATGTGCAGCAGGGCCAAAAGCAGCTCAACCCCGACAAAACCGAAAAGCTCGAAAAAGCGGTAAAGGTAGAGGTCACTGCAGCAGACACTCGCGAAAAGCCGGTCAAGAATAAGGGATCTAAAGATAAGTCCAAAAATGATCGCAATCGCCGGAAGTCTAATTCTCAGCGTCGTCGTCCCAATAACCGTGTGCACCAGGCGGGGCAGCAGTCTCGCATGGTCACCTCGGATGAAACTTCTGCAGGTGGTTTGGTAGTTTCTGGTCTCGCAGAATCTGTTAATGAGCACGGCGAGGTAGATCTTTCCAAGGTCTATGTAGCGCTTATTGGCCGTTTGGACCGTCGCGGTCGTCTGCTGTGGTCTATGCCTAAGGGTCACGTTGAGCCTGGCGAAGGTAAGGCAGCTACTGCCGAGCGCGAAGTGTGGGAAGAAACCGGTATTCACGGCGAGGTCTTTACTGAGCTGGGTGTTATTGATTATTGGTTTGTTTCCGAGGGCAAGCGCATTCATAAGACTGTGCACCATCACCTGTTGCGTTTTGTCGACGGCGATCTTAATGATGAAGATCCGGAGGTCACGGAAGTGGCATGGATTCCTGCGCATCAGCTCATTGAGCATCTCGCATTTGCCGATGAGCGCAAGCTAGCGCGCATGGCTCATGATCTTTTGCCTGAATACGCCCGTAAGGAAAAGGCGGAGGGAAGGGCTACTCCGCGGTGAGGTCTCCACATGGCGCAAGCCAGACCCCAAGATCACAGGGGTCACGAGCCCTCATTTCAAGTGTGACTGCAACCACAATTTTGGGTGCAAGTGCACTTTTTGGCGCCTCAGCGCTGGCTTTACCCTTGCCGGTTGAACCGACTGATCCCGTGGTCAGCGAACTCTGGGTAAACCCAAATGCCCGCGCTGATGATTCAGTTTCAGATGTTGATGTAGAGGTCCTCGATTTTGAGATGCCCTCCGACAAGCTCAGTGTAAATGTGGGGGAGACCTTCACTGCGAAGGTGAAGATCACCAATCACACCAATGAAGAGCTGACAAATATTACGCTCTCAGTGCAGCGCCAAGAGGCCTCCGCTGATGTAGCTACCGCACGCGTTGCTGCTACCAGCGATTATTACCCTTATTATGGCCCCAACCTCACCCTCGATGATGAGCTCGCGCCGGGTGATTCCCTGGAAACTGAGGTAGAAATCCCCACCGACAGCCTCACCATCAGCCAGGCTG encodes the following:
- a CDS encoding AzlC family ABC transporter permease, with translation MSAETLKEIRAGIAETSAVGLGLIPLGLAFGLLMVQSGFAWWWTPIFSIVIYAGSMEFLAIGMVTAGVGPISAALTGFMVNFRHIFYGLSFPRHSIKSRAGRAYSTYALTDESYAIVSARPPGHISGVRTLTIQIFCQMLWVIPGIIGAVAGQALPAGIKGMDFALTALFVVLAWEAFKNNKDYSLPLSALVLAVAAGFLAPAQMLVLALTAYFVILLLRFRFPRVDAALELRARDE
- a CDS encoding YqgE/AlgH family protein, with product MSDFYADRLFNALERNEVSPGMLLVSAPDMASEDFERSVILVIEHSPVTTFGVNIASRSDVAVANVLPEWVNLTSKPQALYIGGPLSQQAVVGLGVTKPGVDIAASTNFNKLANRLVHVDLRSEPEAVAPDLEGMRFFAGYAEWAPGQLNEEIEQGDWFVAPALPSDIIAPGRVDVWGDVMRRQAMPLPLYASYPSDPSDN
- a CDS encoding CCA tRNA nucleotidyltransferase gives rise to the protein MNSQDAQNHVQDPGATVEVETDRLALMARAHQAVGNLSEILTPLAAAFNKKGHSLYLVGGSVRDAFLGELGHDLDFTTDARPEDTRDILDAYADVVWDTGIAFGTLSAEKHGQQIEITTFRSDVYDGNSRNPEVTFGDTLEGDLIRRDFRVNAMAVEIAADGALTFHDPVGGLDDLLLQRLDTPATPEQSFNDDPLRMLRAARFVSQLGFKVAPRVVSAMTDMASQITRITAERVQVELDKMILGKCPEDGIDLMVETGIAEIIYPEIPAMKMTQDEHMQHKDVYAHSLQVMRQAIDQEEEPDLVLRWAALLHDCGKPDTREFSEDGRVSFHQHEVVGAKLVRRRMRKLKYSKHMVSDVGQLVFLHMRFHGFGEGQWTDSAVRRYVADAGELLPRLHKLVRADCTTRNKRKAARLQATYDHLVERIEDIAAREDLAKVRPDLDGNEIMEILGIPGGPQVGKAWNFLKELRLERGPLERDVAIAELKAWWEGEHNE
- a CDS encoding NUDIX hydrolase — its product is MSDLKPEGNTSGAPKRRRRRRSRRPSGQNQAQNQQNQQGQQNAQPAAEASTKSAPPHNTAASSGNEEQKPNRRRRSRRRGNRKSTKDVQQGQKQLNPDKTEKLEKAVKVEVTAADTREKPVKNKGSKDKSKNDRNRRKSNSQRRRPNNRVHQAGQQSRMVTSDETSAGGLVVSGLAESVNEHGEVDLSKVYVALIGRLDRRGRLLWSMPKGHVEPGEGKAATAEREVWEETGIHGEVFTELGVIDYWFVSEGKRIHKTVHHHLLRFVDGDLNDEDPEVTEVAWIPAHQLIEHLAFADERKLARMAHDLLPEYARKEKAEGRATPR